A DNA window from Desulfatibacillum aliphaticivorans DSM 15576 contains the following coding sequences:
- a CDS encoding TlyA family RNA methyltransferase, with protein sequence MAKKQRLDTLITELGLAPSRTRAQALILSGQVLVDDVPQDKAGAMISPEANISVRGQDMPYVSRGGLKLEGALDQLGLSVQGLDCIDVGASTGGFTDCLLQRGASRVIAVDVGYGQFAWKLRQDARVVVMERTNIRHTVPEDLPWKPELAVIDVSFISLKIVIPVLLELMAQHCRIIPMVKPQFEVGKGEVGKNGVVKDPAKHAKVLEDMEAFFKGLGLECIGPAPSPILGPKGNKEFFFLLTRTAF encoded by the coding sequence ATGGCTAAAAAACAACGCCTCGACACGCTGATAACCGAATTAGGCCTGGCGCCGTCCCGGACGCGCGCCCAGGCCTTGATATTATCCGGCCAGGTTTTGGTGGACGACGTTCCCCAGGATAAGGCCGGCGCCATGATCTCGCCTGAAGCAAACATCTCGGTGCGAGGCCAGGATATGCCCTATGTCAGCCGGGGCGGATTAAAGCTGGAAGGCGCCCTGGACCAACTGGGCCTGTCCGTCCAGGGGCTGGACTGCATCGACGTGGGCGCTTCCACCGGGGGTTTCACCGACTGCCTGCTTCAGCGCGGCGCCTCCCGGGTCATCGCCGTGGACGTGGGATACGGCCAGTTCGCCTGGAAGCTCCGGCAGGACGCCCGGGTTGTGGTCATGGAGCGGACCAATATCCGCCATACGGTCCCCGAGGACCTACCCTGGAAGCCGGAACTGGCGGTCATTGACGTATCCTTTATATCCCTTAAAATAGTAATCCCTGTGCTTTTGGAACTGATGGCGCAGCATTGCCGGATCATCCCCATGGTCAAGCCTCAGTTTGAGGTGGGCAAGGGGGAGGTGGGTAAGAACGGCGTGGTTAAGGACCCCGCCAAGCACGCCAAGGTTTTGGAGGATATGGAGGCCTTTTTCAAAGGGCTTGGCCTGGAGTGCATAGGCCCGGCGCCCTCCCCTATTCTCGGCCCCAAAGGCAATAAAGAGTTCTTTTTTCTCCTCACTCGCACAGCTTTTTGA
- a CDS encoding glycosyltransferase family 9 protein, with product MNVDRMRKIDRYAGVPLCFVMTLIIKCLRFVMPVRRKQVKNVLFIELSEMGSVILADPAMKKARDGLGANIFFAIFERNQKSLEILNTVPKENVFGIKSGPFWELTKDCLRFLLWTRKNNIDTVIDLELFSRITALLSGMCGADRIVGYHSFHTEGLYRGDMITHKTAYNPHIHISKNFIALVNSLITANQEEVPFSKTLIKDEEIRLETVTPKPQALDAMGKAIRALHPDYDPEAHRIVLINPNAGELLPQRRWMPENFVSVMKMILNAHEDVLVLITGDPSEQEEADELKARVGHDRCINFAGQCQLTELPVLYSLATLMLTNDSGPAHFAAVTPMPTYVIFGPETPALYGSLGNCIPIYAGLACSPCVSAANHRKTPCSDNVCLQVITPEMVFGLLQETLAVNEE from the coding sequence ATGAACGTTGATAGAATGCGAAAAATCGACCGCTATGCCGGCGTCCCTCTTTGTTTTGTCATGACTCTGATCATCAAATGCCTTAGGTTCGTCATGCCTGTGCGCCGCAAGCAGGTGAAAAACGTCCTGTTTATTGAATTGTCCGAAATGGGCAGCGTCATCCTGGCGGATCCGGCCATGAAAAAAGCCAGGGACGGTCTGGGCGCCAACATCTTTTTCGCTATTTTCGAGCGCAATCAAAAAAGCCTGGAAATTCTCAACACCGTCCCCAAAGAAAACGTGTTCGGCATCAAAAGCGGGCCATTTTGGGAGCTTACCAAGGATTGCCTGCGCTTTCTCCTCTGGACCAGGAAAAACAATATCGACACGGTCATTGACCTGGAGTTATTCTCCCGCATTACGGCCTTGCTTTCCGGCATGTGCGGCGCGGACAGGATTGTGGGATACCATAGCTTTCATACAGAAGGGCTTTACCGCGGCGACATGATCACCCATAAAACCGCTTACAATCCCCACATCCATATATCCAAAAATTTCATAGCCTTGGTAAATTCCTTGATAACGGCGAACCAGGAAGAGGTTCCGTTTTCCAAAACCCTGATTAAGGACGAGGAAATCCGCCTGGAAACAGTGACGCCCAAACCCCAGGCCCTGGATGCCATGGGAAAAGCCATTAGGGCTTTGCATCCGGACTACGACCCTGAGGCTCACAGGATTGTACTCATCAATCCAAACGCGGGAGAGCTGCTTCCTCAAAGGCGTTGGATGCCCGAAAATTTTGTGTCGGTCATGAAAATGATCCTGAACGCCCACGAAGACGTTTTGGTTCTGATCACCGGAGATCCCTCGGAGCAAGAGGAGGCGGACGAACTCAAGGCCAGGGTAGGGCACGACCGCTGCATCAACTTCGCCGGCCAATGCCAATTGACCGAGTTGCCCGTCCTATACTCCCTGGCGACGCTCATGCTCACCAACGACTCCGGACCGGCGCATTTTGCAGCCGTAACGCCCATGCCGACTTACGTGATTTTCGGGCCGGAAACGCCGGCGTTATACGGATCTCTGGGAAATTGCATTCCCATCTATGCAGGGCTTGCCTGTTCGCCATGCGTCAGCGCTGCAAATCACCGCAAGACTCCTTGTTCGGATAATGTGTGTTTACAAGTTATTACACCGGAAATGGTGTTCGGGCTTTTGCAAGAAACTTTGGCCGTCAACGAGGAATAA
- the dxs gene encoding 1-deoxy-D-xylulose-5-phosphate synthase produces the protein MGETKYLKDIKSPDDLKKLPMEVLPELAKEVRELIIETVSRTGGHLAPSLGTVELTIALHYVFNLPKDKIIWDVGHQSYTHKILTGRADRFHTLRTHGGLSGFARMSESPYDAFTVGHSSTSISAGAGIATGKCLNKDCSKVISVIGDGSMTAGLAYEGLNHTGDLKKDLIVVLNDNEMSISPNVGALSNFLSRKLTAKTFMDWRTEFKGILSSTPNIYKFFKKMEESFKAFVTPGMLFEAFEFQYIGPINGHRLDHLIKTLENVKNAGTPILFHTTTVKGKGYEPAEKNPTYFHGVGSFEVATGNCCKISGAKAPSYTNVFGDAIVEFARENDRIVAVTAAMPEGTGLTNFHDEFPTRFFDVGIAEQHGVTFAAGLAAEGFHPVVAIYSTFLQRAFDQVLHDVCLENLPVCFAMDRGGLVGEDGPTHHGAFDLSFLRCIPNLTIMAPKDEDELRNMLYTAVNHNGPTAIRYPRGQAVGVPLSEKPSLLPVGKAEVLHEGEDVIILAVGRMVCEALDAREKLAEKGVSAGVINCRFIKPLDMETIAGAVKKTPRVITAEDNALMGGFGSAVLEAIQEAGVTGVRVSRVGLPDQFVEHGAPGILRAKYGVDSQGIIQAAEKLLNDFPLKSNG, from the coding sequence ATGGGCGAAACAAAATACCTTAAAGATATAAAATCCCCCGACGACCTTAAGAAGCTCCCCATGGAGGTCTTGCCTGAATTGGCAAAGGAAGTCAGGGAGTTAATTATAGAAACGGTTTCCAGGACAGGCGGACATCTGGCCCCCAGCCTTGGGACGGTGGAACTGACCATCGCCCTGCATTATGTGTTCAATCTCCCCAAAGATAAAATCATCTGGGACGTGGGGCATCAGTCATACACCCATAAAATCCTTACCGGCCGGGCCGACCGATTTCACACCCTGCGCACCCACGGAGGCCTTTCCGGCTTCGCCCGCATGAGCGAAAGCCCTTACGACGCCTTTACCGTAGGCCACTCCAGCACCTCCATTTCCGCCGGCGCCGGCATAGCAACAGGCAAGTGCCTCAATAAGGATTGCTCCAAGGTCATTTCCGTCATCGGCGACGGCTCCATGACCGCCGGGCTGGCCTACGAAGGCCTGAACCACACGGGGGATTTAAAAAAAGACCTTATCGTAGTCCTGAATGACAACGAAATGTCCATTTCCCCGAATGTGGGCGCATTGTCCAATTTTCTTTCCCGCAAACTCACCGCCAAAACCTTTATGGACTGGCGCACCGAGTTTAAGGGCATCCTCAGCTCAACGCCGAATATTTATAAGTTTTTCAAGAAGATGGAGGAGTCCTTCAAGGCTTTTGTCACGCCGGGCATGCTGTTTGAAGCCTTTGAGTTCCAGTACATAGGCCCCATTAACGGCCACAGGCTGGACCACCTGATCAAAACCCTTGAAAATGTGAAAAATGCCGGCACCCCGATTCTTTTCCATACCACGACGGTCAAAGGCAAGGGCTACGAGCCTGCGGAAAAAAACCCGACCTATTTTCATGGAGTGGGCTCCTTTGAAGTGGCCACCGGGAATTGCTGCAAGATTTCCGGCGCCAAAGCGCCCTCTTACACCAACGTCTTTGGGGACGCCATTGTGGAGTTCGCCCGGGAAAACGACAGGATCGTGGCCGTCACGGCCGCCATGCCTGAAGGCACCGGCCTGACCAATTTTCACGACGAGTTTCCCACCCGGTTTTTCGACGTGGGCATAGCCGAACAACACGGCGTGACCTTCGCCGCCGGCCTCGCCGCCGAGGGCTTTCACCCGGTGGTGGCCATATACTCCACCTTCCTGCAAAGGGCCTTTGATCAGGTCTTGCACGACGTGTGCCTGGAAAACCTGCCCGTGTGCTTTGCCATGGACCGGGGCGGCCTGGTGGGCGAGGACGGCCCCACTCATCACGGCGCCTTTGACCTGTCCTTTTTGCGCTGCATTCCCAATCTGACCATCATGGCGCCCAAGGACGAAGACGAACTCCGCAATATGCTGTATACGGCAGTCAATCACAACGGCCCCACGGCGATCCGCTACCCCCGGGGGCAGGCGGTGGGCGTGCCTTTGTCCGAAAAACCGAGCCTTTTGCCCGTAGGCAAGGCCGAAGTGCTGCACGAAGGCGAAGACGTGATTATCCTGGCCGTGGGCCGCATGGTCTGCGAAGCCCTGGACGCCCGGGAGAAACTGGCCGAAAAGGGCGTTTCCGCCGGAGTCATTAACTGCCGCTTCATTAAGCCCCTGGACATGGAAACCATCGCCGGGGCCGTCAAAAAAACTCCCCGGGTGATCACGGCGGAAGACAACGCCCTCATGGGCGGGTTCGGCAGCGCAGTGCTTGAGGCGATCCAGGAAGCCGGCGTCACGGGCGTACGCGTCTCCCGGGTCGGCCTGCCCGATCAGTTTGTGGAGCACGGCGCTCCCGGAATTCTGCGCGCAAAATACGGCGTGGATTCCCAGGGCATTATACAAGCGGCGGAAAAGCTGCTTAACGACTTCCCATTGAAATCCAATGGCTAA
- the xseB gene encoding exodeoxyribonuclease VII small subunit gives MKKNATFESAAKELEQIVSQMEKGDLPLETALAKFEEGMKLYEFCSKKLDEVEKKVTLILQDSEGNLKETPFGTE, from the coding sequence ATGAAAAAAAACGCAACGTTTGAATCAGCCGCCAAAGAGCTGGAGCAAATCGTGTCTCAAATGGAAAAGGGGGACCTTCCTTTGGAAACCGCCCTGGCCAAATTTGAAGAAGGTATGAAATTATACGAATTTTGCTCCAAAAAGCTGGACGAAGTGGAAAAAAAGGTTACCCTTATATTACAGGATTCCGAAGGAAACCTGAAGGAAACCCCGTTTGGAACAGAATAA
- a CDS encoding polyprenyl synthetase family protein, translating into MTEPTLQSDLNSFDLKAFLTEYGRLVVAAMEKRIARYPEESRVTQAMRHSLFAGGKRLRPILCMTSAEAVGGNKDHVMDVAAALEFIHTYSLIHDDLPALDDDDYRRGTPTCHKAFDEATAILAGDGLLTSAFEILSHAADDGLLPAEKVLTIIARISHAAGCNGMILGQMLDIEGEHESLTREELEDIHNNKTGAMIEVSVFSGAYLGGGTPEQIAALDVYAKNVGLAFQVIDDILNVIGDPKVMGKAVGTDAELGKSTYPALMGLDGAQDFAERLINKALQAIVSFDNKCDPLRSIATYILTRSR; encoded by the coding sequence ATGACGGAACCAACCTTACAATCTGATTTGAATTCCTTTGACTTAAAAGCCTTTCTTACCGAATACGGACGCTTGGTTGTGGCCGCCATGGAAAAACGCATCGCCCGCTATCCTGAGGAAAGCCGGGTCACCCAGGCCATGCGCCACTCCCTGTTCGCCGGAGGAAAGCGTCTGCGCCCTATTCTCTGCATGACCTCCGCCGAAGCCGTCGGCGGAAACAAAGACCATGTCATGGACGTGGCCGCAGCCCTGGAGTTTATCCACACCTATTCCCTAATCCATGACGACCTTCCCGCCCTGGACGACGACGATTATCGCCGGGGAACCCCCACCTGTCACAAGGCTTTTGACGAAGCCACCGCCATTCTCGCTGGCGACGGACTTTTAACCAGCGCCTTTGAAATCCTGTCCCACGCAGCCGATGACGGCCTATTGCCTGCGGAAAAAGTCCTGACCATCATCGCCCGCATCAGTCACGCCGCCGGCTGCAACGGCATGATCCTTGGTCAAATGCTTGATATAGAGGGAGAACATGAGTCTCTGACTCGCGAGGAACTGGAAGACATCCACAACAACAAAACCGGCGCCATGATAGAGGTTTCGGTGTTTTCAGGCGCTTATCTGGGCGGTGGAACCCCGGAGCAAATCGCGGCCCTGGACGTCTACGCCAAAAACGTGGGCCTGGCTTTTCAGGTGATCGACGATATCCTTAATGTGATCGGAGACCCCAAAGTCATGGGCAAGGCCGTGGGAACAGACGCGGAGCTTGGTAAAAGCACCTATCCGGCGCTCATGGGTCTGGACGGCGCCCAGGATTTTGCCGAACGCTTGATCAACAAAGCCTTGCAAGCCATTGTTTCCTTTGATAACAAGTGTGATCCGTTGCGTTCCATAGCAACTTATATACTTACGCGAAGCCGCTAA
- the fusA gene encoding elongation factor G: protein MNEKLRNVALIAHGGAGKTSLAEAILFNAGTTNRLGRVEDGNSTMDFEPEELKRTSSISTGFATCGWKKHEFSIMDTPGDQNFFSDTRLCLQGADAAIVVIDAVDGVKVQTEQAWELADEYGLPRCIFINRLDRERSEFLKTVQDAEESFTIRPIITQVPIGKEHEFNGVVDLLKMKAYVYDDKGKASETEIPADMADMVEEQREAFIENVAEADDELLEKYLEGEEPSNDQLKAALKKGTLEGIFAPVLCGSATKNVAVDLLMDFLIDAMPCPYDRPAIKGYLDTADAEEVELPPDPDAPFAALIIKTMAGFAGNLSVMRVFSGSLGGDGGFYNVNRSSKERFSQLLTVFGKDTKPVTQAGPGSIVAVAKLKDTKTGDTLCDDSRKLIIKPAEIPNPLISYAVVPKAKGDEEKIFSSLTKIAEEDPALVLDRNAETKEILVRGMGQVHIENAVEKMNRKFGVSVNLNLPQVPYRETIKKKVRVQGKHKKQTGGHGQFGDCWVAFEPMERGAGFEFVDAIVGGVIPKTYIPAVEKGIVETAVKGVLAGFPTVDFKATLDFGSFHQVDSSEMAFKIAGALAFKKAIPDAGAVLLEPVYKIAVIAPDDFTGDIMGDLNSRRGRVLGMDSKGKNQVVEAHVPLSEILTYAPDLNSMTGGRGMYTMEFSHYDEVPAQLAQKIIEAAAAEKEE, encoded by the coding sequence ATGAATGAAAAACTAAGAAACGTGGCATTAATAGCCCATGGCGGCGCTGGCAAAACTTCGTTGGCCGAAGCAATCCTTTTCAACGCCGGAACAACCAACCGGTTGGGCCGGGTGGAAGACGGAAACAGCACCATGGACTTTGAGCCGGAGGAACTGAAACGGACCTCCAGTATCAGCACGGGTTTCGCCACTTGCGGCTGGAAGAAACACGAGTTTAGCATAATGGACACCCCCGGCGACCAGAACTTTTTTTCCGACACCCGTTTGTGCCTCCAGGGCGCGGACGCGGCTATCGTGGTGATTGACGCCGTGGACGGCGTCAAGGTGCAGACCGAACAGGCTTGGGAACTGGCCGACGAATACGGCCTGCCCCGCTGCATCTTCATCAACAGGCTGGACAGGGAGCGCTCCGAATTCCTGAAAACCGTCCAGGACGCGGAAGAATCCTTCACCATCAGGCCCATCATCACCCAGGTTCCCATAGGCAAAGAGCATGAGTTCAACGGGGTTGTGGACCTTCTGAAAATGAAAGCCTACGTCTACGACGACAAAGGAAAGGCCTCCGAAACCGAGATCCCCGCCGATATGGCCGACATGGTGGAAGAACAGCGGGAAGCCTTTATAGAAAATGTAGCTGAAGCGGACGACGAACTTCTGGAAAAATACCTGGAAGGCGAAGAGCCCTCCAACGACCAGTTGAAGGCCGCCCTGAAAAAAGGAACCCTGGAAGGCATTTTCGCCCCCGTGCTTTGCGGCTCCGCCACCAAAAACGTGGCCGTGGACCTGCTCATGGATTTCCTCATCGACGCCATGCCCTGCCCCTACGACAGGCCCGCCATCAAAGGGTACCTGGACACCGCCGACGCAGAGGAAGTGGAACTGCCCCCCGATCCGGACGCGCCCTTTGCCGCTCTGATCATCAAGACCATGGCCGGTTTTGCCGGCAACCTGAGCGTGATGCGCGTTTTTTCCGGCTCTCTGGGCGGCGACGGCGGCTTTTACAACGTCAACCGGTCCTCCAAAGAACGCTTCAGCCAGTTGCTGACCGTGTTCGGCAAAGACACCAAGCCCGTCACCCAGGCAGGCCCCGGAAGCATCGTGGCCGTTGCCAAGCTCAAGGACACCAAAACCGGCGACACTTTGTGCGACGACTCCCGCAAGCTGATCATCAAGCCTGCTGAGATTCCTAACCCCTTGATTTCCTACGCCGTGGTTCCCAAGGCCAAGGGCGACGAAGAAAAAATCTTCTCCTCCCTGACTAAAATCGCGGAAGAAGATCCCGCCCTGGTGCTGGACCGCAACGCGGAAACCAAGGAAATCCTGGTCCGCGGCATGGGCCAGGTGCATATTGAAAACGCTGTCGAAAAAATGAACCGCAAATTCGGCGTCAGCGTCAACCTGAACCTGCCCCAGGTGCCTTATCGCGAAACCATCAAGAAAAAGGTCCGCGTCCAGGGTAAACATAAAAAACAGACCGGCGGCCACGGTCAGTTCGGCGACTGCTGGGTGGCCTTCGAGCCCATGGAAAGAGGCGCGGGCTTTGAGTTTGTGGACGCCATCGTAGGCGGCGTAATTCCCAAGACTTACATCCCGGCCGTTGAAAAGGGCATCGTGGAAACCGCAGTCAAGGGCGTTCTCGCCGGCTTCCCCACGGTGGACTTCAAAGCCACCCTGGACTTCGGCTCCTTCCACCAGGTGGACTCTTCGGAAATGGCCTTTAAAATCGCCGGCGCTCTGGCTTTCAAGAAGGCCATCCCGGATGCCGGCGCCGTGCTGCTGGAGCCCGTATACAAAATCGCAGTTATCGCACCGGACGACTTCACCGGCGATATCATGGGCGACTTGAACTCCCGCAGGGGCCGCGTGCTCGGCATGGACTCCAAGGGCAAAAACCAGGTGGTGGAAGCCCACGTGCCGCTTTCCGAAATCCTGACCTACGCCCCGGACCTCAATTCCATGACCGGCGGCCGCGGCATGTACACCATGGAATTCTCTCATTACGACGAAGTGCCTGCTCAGCTCGCCCAGAAGATCATTGAGGCGGCGGCCGCGGAAAAGGAAGAATAA
- the xseA gene encoding exodeoxyribonuclease VII large subunit, with the protein MFYTYPMNPAQHTQKRRIHTVSQLTAIIKSVLEEALPFVWVTGEISNLRIPSSGHYYFTLKDDHAQIRSVMFKGHARNLKFDLEDGMSVVCLGRVAVYEPQGAYQVLVEHMEPAGMGALALAFEQLKAKLSEEGLFDEDRKKSLPYLPRTIAVVTSPTGAVIHDILRVLSYRFPKVHVQVWPVKVQGADSPAQIVRSLEMINQQNQSDVIIIARGGGSLEDLAPFNSEEVARAIFASAIPVISAVGHETDYTIADYTADRRAPTPSAAAEIVLPEYQGLELLLKEYAARLKGAFTLILKQERDNLLNLKKRLPPPRRQVDDWRLRMDDYQQRIINLTKRGVVENRNNLSTALYKLNKLSPLHKTPSLKVMLELKLRQITGAMQQQMRADKAALSQARASLEALNPSGILERGYSITRKTPGMEIVRNVHDLSPGDEVEITLASGKAAAQIKSIEKGTKS; encoded by the coding sequence GTGTTCTACACATACCCGATGAACCCGGCCCAACACACACAAAAAAGACGCATCCATACAGTCTCCCAATTAACCGCCATTATCAAAAGCGTGCTGGAAGAAGCCTTGCCCTTTGTTTGGGTCACGGGCGAAATATCCAACCTCCGCATTCCGTCCTCCGGCCATTATTATTTCACCTTAAAGGATGATCATGCGCAAATCCGGAGCGTTATGTTCAAGGGGCACGCCAGGAACCTCAAGTTTGATCTGGAAGACGGCATGAGCGTGGTCTGCCTGGGACGGGTCGCCGTGTATGAACCCCAGGGAGCGTATCAAGTCCTTGTTGAGCATATGGAGCCTGCCGGCATGGGCGCTCTGGCCCTTGCTTTTGAACAGCTTAAGGCTAAACTGTCCGAGGAAGGCCTGTTTGACGAAGATCGTAAAAAATCGCTGCCTTATCTCCCCCGGACCATAGCAGTCGTTACAAGCCCCACCGGCGCCGTGATCCACGATATTCTGCGTGTTTTAAGCTACCGGTTTCCCAAGGTCCATGTCCAGGTGTGGCCGGTCAAGGTCCAAGGAGCTGATTCCCCGGCGCAAATAGTCCGATCCCTGGAGATGATTAACCAACAAAATCAGTCGGATGTCATCATTATCGCCCGCGGCGGAGGTTCCCTGGAGGATCTTGCGCCGTTCAACTCCGAGGAAGTCGCCCGCGCCATATTCGCCAGCGCCATTCCCGTGATTTCCGCTGTAGGTCACGAAACCGACTACACCATAGCCGATTACACGGCCGACAGACGCGCTCCCACGCCCAGCGCTGCTGCTGAAATCGTCTTACCGGAATATCAGGGATTAGAGCTTTTATTAAAAGAATACGCCGCCCGGTTAAAAGGCGCATTCACCTTAATTCTAAAACAAGAACGCGACAATCTGCTGAATTTAAAGAAAAGGCTTCCGCCTCCCCGCAGGCAGGTGGATGATTGGCGCTTGCGTATGGACGATTATCAGCAACGCATAATCAACCTGACCAAACGGGGGGTTGTGGAGAATCGCAACAATTTATCTACAGCGTTATACAAACTTAACAAGCTGTCTCCATTGCATAAAACTCCAAGTCTTAAAGTGATGCTTGAACTTAAGCTCCGGCAAATTACCGGTGCAATGCAGCAACAAATGCGAGCCGATAAGGCGGCCCTCAGTCAAGCCCGGGCAAGCCTGGAAGCCCTCAACCCTTCCGGCATCCTGGAACGGGGATACAGCATCACCCGAAAGACCCCCGGCATGGAAATCGTCCGAAACGTCCATGACTTAAGCCCTGGAGACGAGGTGGAAATCACCCTGGCTTCGGGTAAGGCCGCCGCCCAAATAAAAAGCATTGAAAAAGGAACCAAATCATGA